The following coding sequences lie in one Candidatus Schekmanbacteria bacterium RIFCSPLOWO2_02_FULL_38_14 genomic window:
- a CDS encoding c-type cytochrome biogenesis protein CcsB, with the protein MLSTRFFEISLILYVAATLTYIFYLFLNKENLGKFATRIIVSTFLCHTVGIVLRWKESYDLGFGHIPLTSLFEAIILFSWLVVLIYIGVEYIYKYKVLGAFVIPLSIIALVYSTFLSDEIKPIIPQLQSYWLYAHAITCFLGYAAFTIAFTISIISLFKIRVEKKEGKEEESFLSRLPNVKELDLVNYKVIAFGFSFWTIGMFSGAYWSYYLYGTYWDWSSKDTGMLLTWLIYATFLHLRLNYGWVGTRSAIISIIGFSFSLILFFAVNLIITGVHAIF; encoded by the coding sequence ATGTTAAGCACAAGGTTTTTTGAAATCTCTCTTATACTCTATGTTGCTGCAACCCTTACCTACATATTTTATCTTTTTCTGAATAAGGAAAATTTAGGCAAATTTGCAACAAGAATAATTGTTTCGACATTCCTCTGCCATACAGTCGGGATTGTATTGAGATGGAAAGAATCATATGATTTAGGTTTCGGACACATTCCTTTAACTAGTCTTTTTGAGGCTATTATTTTGTTCTCATGGCTCGTTGTACTTATATATATAGGTGTTGAATATATATATAAATATAAAGTTTTAGGAGCCTTTGTTATTCCTTTATCCATAATAGCCCTTGTTTATAGCACTTTTTTATCAGATGAGATCAAACCGATAATCCCACAACTACAGAGCTATTGGTTGTATGCCCATGCGATAACATGTTTTTTGGGATATGCTGCCTTTACTATTGCTTTCACTATAAGTATTATATCTTTGTTTAAGATAAGGGTAGAGAAGAAGGAAGGAAAAGAGGAAGAATCTTTTTTATCTCGTTTACCAAATGTTAAGGAATTAGATTTAGTAAATTATAAGGTGATTGCGTTTGGATTTTCTTTTTGGACTATAGGGATGTTTTCAGGAGCATATTGGTCTTATTATTTATATGGAACATACTGGGATTGGTCCTCAAAAGATACAGGCATGCTGCTTACATGGCTTATTTATGCAACCTTTCTCCATTTACGTCTTAATTATGGATGGGTGGGAACAAGGAGTGCTATTATTTCGATAATAGGGTTTAGTTTTTCTCTTATTCTTTTCTTTGCAGTAAATCTTATTATTACAGGAGTTCATGCCATTTTCTAA
- a CDS encoding histidinol-phosphate transaminase, with protein sequence MKPELKNLKAYQASVPNCRIRLDANESPFPVPSKIRKLVIKEASFLSFNRYPDPSAAELKKAISKKLNTPVNSILLGNGSDEIISYIISAFGNSGGKVLFPVPTFAMYKIISISHGQKPVEIPLTKEFDIDIRAFKKKLSAKGTKIIFLSYPNNPTGKCFSGKAIFEILKDSSSIVVIDEAYSDFSDRSFLSHIKKYKNLIILKTLSKIGMSSLRIGMALANRDVIETLEKVRLPYNLNSFTQAAAKIFLDNFSLLNKQIRTTIAERDFLFMEMKKNNGILPYPSDANFILFKTKNDNSTVYNKLIKEDIAVRCFTGNQSLNNCLRVTVGTPEENRKFLTALKKVINKKSGE encoded by the coding sequence ATAAAGCCCGAGCTTAAAAACTTAAAAGCCTATCAAGCCTCTGTTCCAAACTGCAGAATAAGATTGGATGCTAACGAAAGCCCTTTTCCTGTTCCGTCAAAAATCAGGAAACTGGTGATTAAAGAAGCTTCTTTTCTCTCTTTTAACAGATATCCTGACCCTTCAGCTGCAGAGCTGAAAAAAGCCATTTCGAAAAAATTAAATACCCCTGTTAATTCTATCCTTCTTGGCAACGGCTCAGATGAGATTATATCATATATAATTTCAGCCTTCGGAAACTCCGGAGGGAAAGTGCTCTTCCCGGTTCCAACATTTGCAATGTATAAAATAATTTCAATAAGCCATGGACAAAAACCTGTTGAAATTCCATTAACAAAAGAATTTGATATTGATATCAGGGCTTTTAAGAAGAAACTGTCCGCTAAAGGCACCAAAATTATATTTCTAAGTTATCCAAATAACCCAACAGGGAAATGTTTTTCAGGCAAAGCTATATTTGAAATACTTAAAGACTCCAGCTCAATTGTTGTGATTGATGAGGCTTATTCTGATTTTTCTGACAGAAGTTTTCTCTCGCATATAAAAAAATATAAAAACCTGATTATTCTCAAAACTCTTTCAAAAATAGGAATGAGCAGTTTGAGAATAGGAATGGCTCTGGCAAACAGAGATGTGATAGAGACTCTTGAAAAAGTAAGACTCCCCTATAACTTAAACAGTTTTACTCAGGCAGCAGCAAAAATATTTCTCGATAATTTCTCCCTTTTAAACAAACAGATCAGAACAACAATAGCAGAAAGAGACTTTCTCTTTATGGAAATGAAAAAAAATAACGGTATTCTGCCATATCCATCAGATGCAAACTTTATTCTTTTTAAAACAAAAAACGATAATTCCACGGTCTATAACAAACTGATAAAAGAGGATATCGCTGTAAGATGTTTTACAGGGAATCAATCGTTGAACAACTGTCTTAGGGTAACAGTTGGAACTCCTGAAGAAAACCGTAAATTCTTGACAGCCCTGAAAAAAGTTATTAATAAAAAAAGTGGTGAATAG
- a CDS encoding TIGR00299 family protein, which yields MKIAFFDCFSGISGDMAVGALIDLGLDFEYLKKELRKLQITDYRLQITKVRRSGIRGIKFNVDVNLHKQHHRDLEEINGIINKSKLNDEVKSLSKAIFYKIAKAEAKVHGVKVKNVHFHEIGAVDSIIDIVAFSIGLNYLKIDKVISSPINVGEGFVKTEHGLLPMPAPATAEILKGIPFYSNGTKMELATPTGAAIIATVAEGFMNLPAIMAEKIGYGAGSREINGTPNLLRIFLAQENRRNSSGYDNDMITVIETNIDDLPSQVYEELMENVLEAGALDIFLTPIIMKKNRPAVKVSILTEKEKALRVCDILFKETSTFGIRTYEAFRYKLEREGKKIKTSLGNVEIKSGKIGGKIFKVAPEYENIKKISRDKGIPLLKVLKKVEAEINKRFKL from the coding sequence ATGAAAATTGCTTTTTTTGACTGTTTTTCCGGCATAAGCGGAGACATGGCTGTAGGGGCCCTTATAGATTTAGGGCTTGATTTTGAATATTTAAAAAAGGAATTAAGGAAATTACAGATTACAGATTACAGATTACAGATTACAAAAGTAAGAAGAAGTGGCATAAGGGGAATAAAGTTTAATGTTGATGTCAATCTTCATAAACAGCATCACAGGGATTTAGAAGAGATAAATGGAATCATAAATAAAAGCAAATTAAATGATGAAGTAAAAAGTTTAAGCAAAGCCATCTTTTATAAAATTGCAAAGGCTGAAGCAAAAGTCCACGGAGTAAAAGTCAAGAATGTACATTTTCATGAGATAGGCGCAGTTGATTCAATAATTGATATTGTAGCTTTTTCAATTGGATTAAATTATTTAAAAATTGATAAGGTCATAAGCTCTCCCATAAATGTTGGGGAAGGGTTTGTTAAAACAGAACACGGACTTCTCCCTATGCCAGCCCCTGCAACTGCTGAAATTTTAAAAGGCATACCATTTTACAGCAATGGTACAAAAATGGAGTTAGCAACTCCAACAGGCGCAGCCATTATTGCAACAGTCGCTGAGGGCTTTATGAACTTACCAGCAATTATGGCAGAAAAAATCGGATACGGAGCAGGCTCAAGAGAAATCAACGGGACTCCAAACCTTTTAAGAATATTTCTTGCTCAGGAAAACAGGAGAAACTCTTCCGGCTATGACAACGATATGATAACTGTCATTGAAACAAACATTGACGACCTCCCCTCTCAGGTCTATGAAGAGTTAATGGAAAATGTTCTTGAAGCCGGAGCCCTTGACATATTCCTGACTCCTATCATAATGAAAAAAAACAGACCTGCAGTTAAAGTCTCAATTCTTACAGAAAAGGAAAAGGCATTAAGAGTCTGCGATATCTTATTTAAAGAGACCAGCACGTTTGGAATCAGGACTTATGAAGCCTTCAGATATAAACTTGAAAGAGAAGGGAAAAAAATAAAGACAAGCCTTGGCAATGTTGAAATCAAATCAGGGAAAATCGGTGGAAAAATATTTAAGGTAGCACCTGAATATGAAAACATTAAAAAGATTTCAAGAGACAAGGGAATACCTCTCCTGAAAGTATTGAAAAAAGTTGAGGCAGAAATTAATAAAAGATTCAAGCTGTAA
- a CDS encoding transposase, with translation MKCFFAHPYASWERGTNEHINGLIRWYLPKGTDCSNISEEQISQIESLINNRPRKCLGFKIPIEVASLFVALRG, from the coding sequence ATTAAGTGTTTCTTTGCCCATCCGTATGCATCATGGGAGCGTGGTACAAATGAGCATATAAACGGTCTGATAAGATGGTACTTGCCTAAAGGTACTGATTGCAGTAATATCAGTGAAGAGCAGATATCTCAGATAGAGTCGCTGATAAACAACCGCCCCAGGAAATGCCTGGGGTTTAAAATACCAATTGAGGTCGCTTCCTTATTTGTTGCACTTCGAGGTTGA